One Tenebrio molitor chromosome 2, icTenMoli1.1, whole genome shotgun sequence genomic region harbors:
- the LOC138124950 gene encoding uncharacterized protein, which yields MVFNVMIQLCKITRASKLFQRNFYLPLLKPLSPKDALRRKIITGQNILGSRIEHYIPVLEEYKARLARRKYMRKGRGKKRQRKKATMRYLMPLFDENLDNHDKLEHLLATKSRGKGQCYTYYVSDKDCTLVFSHQMERAIRDKDILDVTIAQRSEKILVKMKNGTKVTLPLVTYDGRAPFYRGEGWTKKEVEEYHHHGKETMSIARLFEAKEQGLEEWELEMMRLANKRKKKMRGEGTADWKEMMTSCVENMDWDKFEEETKEIVAEINEPVEDEPIPMQIDDMEKTKQVNEKLKAGGEEMMALLPTMPEIPECIRIMQDGSVTELANISGMSLNLPSSGKDRFVPGQVVSSEEGELFVPGQTVENEDGSSEYTPGFTVMMDDEPTLLPGLVMGDDPNKPMFLPGESTITETGELQFTETEDDIRRDSLPLPLPPPPEPEIEEEELEEEQSTEEEEEEEVRPPPPPKREEKEFIYERPKRVYATESMGPKRRERSKKAAPKEEPKQETEPAVVRVPGEPVLYNLSLPTFEKDLLLQEKERVEKFNEKKAKEEVSIDKKRRDIRVLLKQFATNKPSPPVYEPLEPVKKSEKLKELEKSIKKGKFFDVDHKKYLNKEYAQPFMWKWHEYRHTFDTVGIMRHRVWKSVYKQINEMVLNVKISLCRITAASKLFQRNYYLPLLKPLSPKDALRRKIITGQNILGARIEHYIPVLTSHDEKISERKRRMKGVPIIKRRVRKHEKERYVEPFFDDDMENHPLLQSILKRKPRGKGQRYTYEIGDKHCTLIVSHEMERAIRDKEIVDITIAQRSEKILVKLNNGLRITVPIASYNGTGPLYRGSGWTKEVVEEEHHHGKETMSIAKLFEAKESGVEEWELEMMRLANKRKKKVRGEDSVDWKQMMAGCLENMDWDKFEEETKQIVEEVDETVEEENIPMEVDDMEKTRHVNEKLKEGGEEILSQLPTMKEIPEVIKILESGEMCELQNVSGVRVNMGEGRSCFVTGQLVKTDENEVFVPGQTVESEDGTSEYTPGITIFMDNEPTLIPGLVFGEEEKPAMFLPGESTITEEGQLKFEANDEDVPPHRRKKREFNIEVREEDIPKIEHRRRSPSSSPSPPPQNRAKPKPRQEKEIVIHRRVFDEPEEPVRKERVKKRAPVVEMKPKEPEAPREVFRPRRQPLEDPLKLMEEQRIKREEEEKKRLKERMEEKILKEESKVDRIRMSIRKKCKEMKFETPPPYVPVEPVKKSQKLMELERSIRKGTFFENDKTKEILEKARSATRMLKYQHVLDAYTSEFGKIRQIKPSVPVVVLNKYNFKKMVNYVLSFCKITGASRIFSRNFYLPLLKPLTPKEALRTFRITGKWLLGAKIQHYIPVLLNHKKKRSKRLKNYGKKVHKEMEDYTYMAPVLDSDNESHKLLLTILDSKKAKGNFVYTVHDKKYNLVLQAQLEKAILDGDIIDVLVSQRNDKIIVKLKSMKKIPMEIQYYDSEDKLYCGEGATSPEDEKFHHHGKYTMSLAKIFEEKEMIEEKWEEELRRIMRRRRRQAKEGSKEWKEMMQQSIKNLDWKKFEEDAKKVIEEIDEPAAEENIDMEIDDLETTKNVNETILKKGPELLDQLPTMTEIPDIIKSMGSATLHEIEEEEDGDNLEEQSKGKRRVSGVKVTLSSGKECFVSGQMVHTEDGDVFVPGQTVENEFGLEYAPGITINVDNKPTLISGLIMGEEERDPMFLPTQSTITADGQLTFATTVEERPKVQPEKHKLKKKQLEETIVEETQEEEVAFVPDDVSESVDSISLSEEKSLDVSSIELNNSEIEELDMEAARLKQEQQRLEIEKLKSILMDDGLDDILASIEGKRELLRRKLEELRKLSVTTENSLVSYASESDAAEIASKITDDKETINRLSDILMTMTRRAATFRDKNSINADNINQAYISVSNLSEADVRFNSSRNKLKIMLKTAAVAANDVFKTRPKDQTLALNAIADILVDVLKNDDRTLAELLELMNTPMDRNETCNAVFKQLTQNMVDTKISFLNEMVGNLSAYDVIDRVEKVLKKQSEVKCEAFVKVARVDPEIVNLLVKNVKREIAKVKTEEDAIELLEDSIEEATRAVMKTNLPRLKDDFPSLKEEAISFAKALGMGKVEEILSESSNLRQITDGRAVELLERTNLIRQLAERDFSLKSAIERIKKNPERGRSDPRIRQLIRESAVLISRGTPLKSSRDIPLQMLRTQNLLAIEDLLMQRAKVDYPVLVSRDAMQAVIPKEAARGVFAGRVPYVLINESGVTNFKPTRRFSTGGVNHDIRIDDFMNSGVRERSSERDDDRKYLQAKSNGTDFSWSRPRSQRAMSSGSLFRGYTGPRA from the exons ATGGTGTTCAATGTTATGATCCAGTTGTGTAAAATCACGAGGGCGAGTAAACTTTTCCAGCGCAATTTCTATCTGCCCCTTCTGAAACCGCTCTCGCCGAAAGACGCTCTCCGAAGGAAGATCATCACCGGCCAGAACATCTTGGGTTCGAGGATCGAACACTACATCCCAGTTTTGGAAGAGTACAAGGCGAGATTGGCGAGACGCAAATACATGAGGAAGGGTCGAGGCAAGAAGCGACAACGCAAAAAGGCGACCATGAGGTATCTGATGCCTCTGTTTGACGAAAATTTAGACAATCACGATAAACTCGAGCATTTACTGGCGACAAAATCGAGAGGAAAAGGACAGTGCTACACTTACTACGTCTCCGACAAAGATTGCACTTTGGTATTTTCTCATCAGATGGAAAGAGCCATCAGAGACAAGGATATTCTGGACGTAACTATAGCGCAGCGGAGTGAAAAGATTCTCGTCAAAATGAAAAACGGGACGAAGGTCACGTTACCGCTGGTCACTTACGACGGTCGAGCCCCGTTCTACAGAGGAGAGGGTTGGACCAAGAAAGAGGTCGAGGAGTACCACCATCATGGTAAAGAAACCATGTCGATCGCCAGACTGTTCGAGGCTAAAGAGCAGGGACTGGAAGAATGGGAGTTGGAGATGATGAGGTTGGCCAACAAGAGGAAGAAGAAGATGAGAGGTGAAGGCACCGCCGACTGGAAAGAGATGATGACTTCTTGCGTCGAAAACATGGACTGGGACAAGTTCGAAGAGGAAACCAAAGAGATAGTGGCCGAGATCAACGAACCCGTGGAAGACGAACCGATACCGATGCAAATCGACGACATGGAAAAGACCAAACAAGTCAACGAGAAGCTCAAAGCTGGTGGAGAGGAAATGATGGCTTTGCTGCCGACGATGCCGGAGATTCCGGAGTGCATACGAATAATGCAAGACGGGAGCGTGACCGAGCTGGCGAACATTTCCGGAATGTCTTTGAATCTGCCGTCGTCGGGCAAAGACCGGTTCGTTCCCGGCCAGGTGGTCTCATCCGAAGAGGGCGAGCTGTTCGTTCCCGGTCAGACCGTCGAAAACGAAGACGGCTCGTCGGAGTACACTCCCGGTTTCACGGTGATGATGGACGACGAGCCCACCCTCCTTCCCGGTTTGGTAATGGGCGACGATCCAAACAAACCGATGTTCCTGCCAGGCGAATCCACGATAACCGAGACCGGAGAATTGCAGTTCACCGAAACCGAAGACGATATCAGGAGGGATTCGTTGCCGCTACCTCTGCCGCCTCCACCCGAGCCCGAAATAGAGGAGGAGGAATTGGAGGAGGAGCAAAGCACCGAGGAGGAAGAGGAGGAGGAAGTGCGGCCGCCACCGCCCCCAAAGCGCGAAGAGAAGGAGTTCATTTACGAGCGGCCCAAGCGTGTGTACGCTACCGAAAGTATGGGTCCTAAACGTCGCGAACGGTCAAAAAAAGCGGCCCCCAAGGAAGAACCGAAGCAGGAGACCGAACCGGCCGTCGTGCGGGTCCCAGGTGAGCCGGTGTTGTACAATTTGTCGTTGCCGACTTTCGAAAAGGATCTGTTGCTGCAAGAGAAGGAGCGCGTCGAGAAGTTCAACGAGAAAAAAGCCAAGGAGGAGGTGTCCATCGACAAGAAACGAAGGGATATCAGAGTACTGCTGAAGCAGTTTGCGACCAACAAACCGTCACCGCCGGTCTACGAACCTCTAGAGCCGGTCAAGAAGAGCGAGAAGCTCAAGGAACTCGAGAAGAGCATCAAGAAGGGTAAATTTTTCGATGTGGATCACAAGAAGTACCTGAACAAGGAGTACGCTCAGCCGTTCATGTGGAAGTGGCACGAATATAGACATACATTCGATACGGTGGGGATAATGCGCCACCGAGTTTGGAAGTCGGTCTAT AAGCAAATAAACGAAATGGTACTCAACGTTAAGATATCCCTCTGTAGAATCACTGCCGCCAGCAAACTCTTCCAAAGGAACTACTACCTTCCACTTTTGAAGCCTCTCTCACCCAAGGATGCACTCAGACGGAAAATCATCACAGGTCAGAATATTCTGGGCGCACGAATCGAACATTACATCCCCGTTCTGACCAGCCACGATGAGAAAATCTCCGAGCGCAAAAGAAGAATGAAAGGAGTACCGATCATCAAGAGACGCGTACGAAAACACGAAAAGGAACGGTACGTCGAACCGTTCTTCGACGACGACATGGAGAACCATCCGCTCCTTCAGAGCATCTTAAAGAGAAAACCTCGCGGCAAAGGTCAACGGTACACCTACGAGATCGGGGACAAGCACTGCACCCTCATCGTCAGTCACGAAATGGAGAGAGCCATCAGGGACAAGGAGATCGTCGACATCACCATCGCCCAAAGAAGCGAAAAAATCTTGGTCAAGCTCAACAACGGCCTTCGAATCACGGTTCCTATCGCGAGCTACAACGGCACAGGTCCTCTGTATCGGGGCAGCGGATGGACGAAAGAAGTGGTGGAGGAAGAACATCACCACGGCAAAGAAACCATGTCCATCGCGAAACTGTTCGAAGCGAAAGAGTCGGGTGTCGAAGAATGGGAACTGGAGATGATGCGTCTGGCGAACAAACGCAAGAAAAAGGTGCGAGGCGAAGATTCCGTCGATTGGAAACAGATGATGGCCGGTTGCTTGGAGAACATGGATTGGGACAAGTTCGAGGAGGAAACCAAGCAAATCGTCGAGGAGGTCGACGAAACGGTCGAAGAAGAAAACATCCCGATGGAGGTGGACGACATGGAAAAGACCAGACACGTTAACGAGAAACTGAAAGAGGGCGGCGAAGAAATCTTGTCGCAGTTGCCCACGATGAAAGAGATTCCTGAAGTGATCAAAATTCTGGAGAGCGGTGAAATGTGCGAATTACAGAACGTTTCCGGTGTCCGAGTCAACATGGGAGAAGGCCGCTCGTGTTTTGTCACAGGTCAACTGGTCAAGACCGACGAGAACGAAGTTTTCGTCCCTGGTCAGACCGTAGAAAGCGAGGACGGCACTTCGGAGTACACTCCAGGTATCACGATTTTCATGGACAACGAACCCACCCTGATCCCGGGGTTGGTGTTCGGCGAAGAAGAGAAACCTGCCATGTTCCTGCCCGGAGAATCTACCATTACCGAGGAAGGTCAACTGAAGTTCGAAGCGAACGACGAGGACGTCCCCCCACATCGGCGCAAGAAACGCGAATTCAACATCGAAGTCAGAGAGGAGGACATCCCCAAGATCGAACACAGAAGACGTTCCCCCTCTTCGTCTCCTTCTCCTCCCCCCCAGAACAGAGCCAAACCCAAGCCAAGACAGGAGAAGGAGATCGTAATACATCGGCGCGTTTTCGACGAACCTGAAGAACCTGTCCGCAAGGAACGAGTCAAAAAGAGAGCACCAGTCGTCGAGATGAAACCCAAAGAACCGGAAGCACCCCGGGAAGTGTTTCGGCCGCGGCGTCAACCGCTCGAAGATCCGCTGAAGTTGATGGAAGAGCAGAGGATCAAGAGGGAAGAGGAGGAAAAGAAACGATTGAAGGAACGCATGGAGGAGAAGATACTGAAAGAGGAGAGCAAAGTCGATCGCATCCGGATGTCCATCCGCAAGAAGTGCAAAGAGATGAAGTTCGAAACTCCGCCGCCTTACGTCCCGGTCGAGCCCGTCAAGAAGAGCCAGAAGCTGATGGAGTTGGAGCGCAGCATAAGAAAAGGAACGTTCTTCGAAAACGACAAGACCAAGGAGATACTAGAGAAGGCGCGAAGTGCGACGAGGATGCTGAAATACCAGCACGTACTCGACGCTTACACGAGTGAATTCGGGAAGATACG tcaaataaaacctTCCGTCCCTGttgttgttttaaataaatacaattttaaaaaaatggtgaaTTACGTGTTGTCCTTTTGTAAAATCACCGGCGCCAGTCGGATTTTCTcgcgcaatttttatttacccTTGCTCAAGCCGCTCACACCGAAAGAGGCCTTGCGGACTTTCCGGATCACGGGAAAATGGCTGCTGGGGGCCAAAATACAACACTACATCCCCGTCTTGCTCAATCACAAGAAAAAGCGCTCAAAACGGTTGAAAAACTACGGCAAAAAAGTCCACAAGGAGATGGAGGATTACACTTACATGGCTCCGGTCTTGGATTCGGACAACGAGAGTCACAAACTGTTGCTGACGATACTGGACAGCAAGAAAGCCAAAGGGAATTTCGTTTACACAGTTCACGACAAGAAGTACAATCTCGTATTGCAAGCGCAACTGGAAAAGGCTATCCTGGACGGTGACATTATCGACGTTTTAGTGTCTCAACGCAACGATAAAATCATCGTCAAATTGAAGAGTATGAAGAAGATTCCGATGGAAATACAGTACTACGACAGCGAAGACAAGCTGTACTGTGGCGAGGGAGCGACGTCTCCGGAAGATGAAAAGTTCCACCACCACGGTAAGTACACGATGAGCTTGGCGAAAATTTTCGAAGAGAAAGAGATGATCGAGGAGAAGTGGGAAGAAGAGCTGCGACGCATAATGCGAAGGCGCAGGAGACAAGCCAAAGAGGGTTCGAAAGAATGGAAGGAGATGATGCAGCAGAGCATCAAGAACCTGGACTGGAAAAAATTCGAGGAGGACGCCAAGAAGGTGATCGAGGAGATCGACGAACCCGCCGCGGAGGAGAACATCGACATGGAGATCGACGATTTGGAAACGACCAAAAACGTCAACGAAACGATCCTGAAGAAGGGTCCCGAATTGTTGGACCAGCTGCCAACGATGACGGAGATCCCCGACATTATCAAGAGCATGGGCAGCGCGACTCTGCACGAAatcgaagaagaagaagacggCGACAATTTGGAGGAACAGTCCAAAGGTAAGCGCAGAGTGTCCGGAGTGAAAGTCACGTTATCCTCCGGAAAAGAGTGCTTCGTGAGCGGCCAAATGGTGCACACCGAAGACGGCGACGTCTTCGTTCCGGGCCAGACCGTCGAGAACGAATTCGGGCTCGAGTACGCCCCCGGGATCACCATCAACGTCGACAACAAACCGACGCTGATCAGCGGCCTGATCATGGGCGAAGAGGAGCGCGATCCGATGTTTCTGCCCACGCAGTCGACAATCACGGCCGACGGCCAACTCACTTTCGCCACGACGGTCGAGGAACGACCGAAAGTCCAACCCGAGAAGCACAAATTGAAGAAGAAGCAACTGGAAGAGACGATTGTAGAGGAGACGCAAGAGGAAGAGGTGGCGTTCGTCCCGGACGACGTCTCCGAAAGCGTCGACAGCATTTCGTTGTCCGAAGAGAAGAGCCTCGACGTGTCCAGCATCGAACTGAACAATTCCGAAATCGAAGAGCTGGACATGGAGGCCGCGAGGCTGAAACAGGAGCAACAGCGTCTCGAGATCGAGAAGCTCAAGTCTATTTTGATGGACGACGGGCTGGACGACATCCTGGCCAGCATCGAGGGCAAGAGAGAGCTTCTCCGGAGGAAGCTGGAGGAGTTGCGTAAGTTGAGCGTCACCACCGAGAACAGCTTGGTGAGTTACGCGAGCGAGAGCGACGCCGCCGAAATAGCGTCAAAGATAACCGACGATAAAGAAACTATAAATAGACTCTCCGATATTTTGATGACAATGACGCGGAGGGCAGCGACTTTCCGCGACAAAAATAGCATAAATGCAGACAATATTAATCAGGCTTATATTTCTGTAAGCAACTTGTCCGAAGCCGACGTGAGATTTAACAGTTCCCGTAACAAACTGAAGATTATGCTGAAAACAGCTGCCGTCGCCGCCAACGACGTGTTCAAAACGAGGCCGAAAGACCAGACTCTGGCCCTGAACGCCATCGCCGACATCCTCGTCGACGTCTTGAAAAACGACGACCGCACCCTGGCCGAGCTGCTGGAGTTGATGAACACGCCGATGGACCGGAACGAAACGTGCAACGCCGTCTTCAAGCAGTTGACCCAAAACATGGTCGACACGAAGATATCCTTCTTGAACGAGATGGTCGGCAACTTGTCGGCTTACGACGTCATCGATCGCGTCGAGAAGGTGCTGAAGAAGCAGTCGGAAGTGAAGTGCGAGGCGTTCGTCAAAGTCGCCAGAGTGGATCCCGAAATTGTGAATTTGCTGGTGAAAAACGTGAAGCGGGAGATCGCCAAGGTGAAGACCGAAGAAGACGCGATCGAACTCCTGGAGGACTCCATAGAAGAGGCCACGAGAGCCGTGATGAAGACGAATTTACCCCGGCTGAAGGACGACTTTCCGTCTCTCAAAGAAGAGGCGATAAGTTTCGCCAAGGCTCTGGGGATGGGAAAAGTCGAAGAGATCCTGTCCGAGAGCTCGAATCTGCGCCAGATCACCGACGGCCGCGCCGTGGAGCTGCTCGAAAGGACCAATCTGATCCGCCAGCTGGCCGAACGCGACTTCTCCCTCAAGAGCGCCATCGAACGGATCAAGAAAAACCCCGAGAGGGGCCGGTCGGACCCCCGAATTCGCCAGCTGATCCGCGAGAGCGCCGTTCTGATCTCGAGAGGGACGCCGCTGAAGAGTTCGCGTGACATCCCCCTGCAGATGCTGAGGACCCAGAACCTCCTCGCCATCGAGGATCTGCTGATGCAACGCGCCAAAGTCGACTATCCGGTGTTGGTGAGCAGGGACGCGATGCAGGCCGTCATCCCCAAGGAGGCGGCCCGGGGGGTGTTCGCCGGACGCGTCCCCTACGTCCTCATCAACGAGAGTGGTGTGACTAACTTTAAACCGACGCGAAGATTCTCGACCGGCGGTGTCAATCACGACATTCGAATCGACGATTTCATGAACAGTGGCGTGCGCGAACGTTCATCAGAAAGGGACGATGACAGAAAGTATCTGCAGGCCAAGAGCAAC